One Rosa chinensis cultivar Old Blush chromosome 3, RchiOBHm-V2, whole genome shotgun sequence DNA window includes the following coding sequences:
- the LOC112193404 gene encoding uncharacterized protein LOC112193404, whose translation MMPSSYGVILSLILLLFLATEVTSTEPSLTHANGSDIVDEPPFVPLIEAEKLKTLVLNETRRRLGSFQICALCTCCGGARGLCLPSPCCYAINCNIPNRPFGFCSFTPKTCNCFGCHY comes from the exons ATGATGCCTTCTTCTTATGGGGTCATCCTCTCTCTCATATTGCTGCTCTTTTTGGCTACTGAGGTCACTAGCACTGAACCAAGCTTAACCCAT gCAAATGGGTCTGACATAGTGGATGAACCACCATTTGTGCCACTGATAGAAGCTGAAAAGTTGAAGACTTTGGTGTTGAATGAGACTAGAAGAAGGTTGGGGAGCTTTCAGATTTGTGCACTGTGTACTTGCTGTGGAGGAGCTAGAGGTCTTTGCTTGCCTTCCCCTTGTTGCTATGCAATCAATTGCAACATTCCCAACAGGCCCTTTGGTTTCTGTTCTTTCACTCCCAAGACCTGTAATTGCTTTGGATGCCATTACTAA
- the LOC112193053 gene encoding uncharacterized protein LOC112193053 isoform X4 translates to MKPPSSPSHRRPYGSEPLPRGIVSQTSNLEMQPLWRTPNTPPSKLYQKSANSSISLLAMAVGIKQKDLVGKMVKKFLSSGFVVMLFHYDGNVDEWKQFQWNDLVIHVSAVNQTKWWFAKRFLHPDIVAQYSYIFLWDEDLGVDNFNPQRYVSIVRKEGLEISQPALDFSQSEVHHQITARVKGSTVHRRTYKPNANGTGCDEHSKAPPCTGWIELMAPVFSRAAWRCVWYMIQNNLIHAWGLDMQLGYCAQGNRMKKIGVVDAEYIIHYGRPTLGGPDENEKLPQSIAKDHRVDVRRESYNEMKIFRRKWERAAKNDECWIDPYPVNSSRH, encoded by the exons ATGAAGCCACCATCCAGTCCT AGTCACAGAAGGCCATATGGAAGTGAACCATTGCCTAGAGGTATCGTCTCCCAGACTTCTAATCTAGAAATGCAGCCATTGTGGAGAACGCCTAACACG CCACCTTCAAAGTTATACCAGAAAAGTGCAAATTCTTCGATCAGCTTATTAGCGATGGCTGTCGGGATTAAGCAGAAAGATCTAGTCGGTAAAATGGTCAAAAAG TTTCTGTCAAGTGGTTTTGTTGTGATGCTTTTTCATTATGATGGTAACGTTGATGAGTGGAAGCAATTTCAATGGAATGATCTTGTCATTCATGTGTCTGCAGTCAATCAAACAAAATG GTGGTTCGCTAAGCGTTTCTTACATCCTGATATAGTTGCTCAATATAGTTACATTTTTCTATGGGATGAGGACCTTGGAGTTGACAATTTCAATCCTCAACG GTATGTGTCCATTGTTCGAAAGGAAGGTCTTGAAATATCACAACCGGCACTTGATTTTTCCCAGTCAGAGGTGCATCATCAAATTACTGCACGCGTGAAAGGATCAACAGTGCATAG AAGGACTTACAAGCCTAATGCCAATGGGACTGGTTGCGATGAACACAGTAAAGCTCCTCCCTGTACCGG GTGGATAGAATTGATGGCTCCAGTTTTCTCTCGAGCTGCCTGGCGTTGCGTATGGTATATGATCCAG AATAACTTGATCCATGCTTGGGGACTAGATATGCAGCTTGGCTATTGTGCACAG GGTAATCGAATGAAGAAAATTGGTGTCGTAGATGCTGAGTACATAATCCATTATGGCCGCCCTACTTTGGGAGGTCCGGACGAAAATGAG AAATTACCTCAGTCTATTGCAAAGGACCATAGAGTTGAT GTGAGGAGGGAATCCTACAACGAAATGAAGATCTTCAGAAGAAAATGGGAGCGAGCTGCGAAGAACGATGAGTGTTGGATTGATCCATACCCTGTTAACAGTAGCCGGCACTAA
- the LOC112193053 gene encoding uncharacterized protein LOC112193053 isoform X2: MKPPSSPQSSFSTVKNSLRRINFKCKSHRRPYGSEPLPRGIVSQTSNLEMQPLWRTPNTPPSKLYQKSANSSISLLAMAVGIKQKDLVGKMVKKFLSSGFVVMLFHYDGNVDEWKQFQWNDLVIHVSAVNQTKWWFAKRFLHPDIVAQYSYIFLWDEDLGVDNFNPQRYVSIVRKEGLEISQPALDFSQSEVHHQITARVKGSTVHRRTYKPNANGTGCDEHSKAPPCTGWIELMAPVFSRAAWRCVWYMIQNNLIHAWGLDMQLGYCAQGNRMKKIGVVDAEYIIHYGRPTLGGPDENEKLPQSIAKDHRVDVRRESYNEMKIFRRKWERAAKNDECWIDPYPVNSSRH, translated from the exons ATGAAGCCACCATCCAGTCCT CAATCATCATTTTCGACAGTCAAAAACAGTTTGCGGAGAATAAATTTCAAATGCAAG AGTCACAGAAGGCCATATGGAAGTGAACCATTGCCTAGAGGTATCGTCTCCCAGACTTCTAATCTAGAAATGCAGCCATTGTGGAGAACGCCTAACACG CCACCTTCAAAGTTATACCAGAAAAGTGCAAATTCTTCGATCAGCTTATTAGCGATGGCTGTCGGGATTAAGCAGAAAGATCTAGTCGGTAAAATGGTCAAAAAG TTTCTGTCAAGTGGTTTTGTTGTGATGCTTTTTCATTATGATGGTAACGTTGATGAGTGGAAGCAATTTCAATGGAATGATCTTGTCATTCATGTGTCTGCAGTCAATCAAACAAAATG GTGGTTCGCTAAGCGTTTCTTACATCCTGATATAGTTGCTCAATATAGTTACATTTTTCTATGGGATGAGGACCTTGGAGTTGACAATTTCAATCCTCAACG GTATGTGTCCATTGTTCGAAAGGAAGGTCTTGAAATATCACAACCGGCACTTGATTTTTCCCAGTCAGAGGTGCATCATCAAATTACTGCACGCGTGAAAGGATCAACAGTGCATAG AAGGACTTACAAGCCTAATGCCAATGGGACTGGTTGCGATGAACACAGTAAAGCTCCTCCCTGTACCGG GTGGATAGAATTGATGGCTCCAGTTTTCTCTCGAGCTGCCTGGCGTTGCGTATGGTATATGATCCAG AATAACTTGATCCATGCTTGGGGACTAGATATGCAGCTTGGCTATTGTGCACAG GGTAATCGAATGAAGAAAATTGGTGTCGTAGATGCTGAGTACATAATCCATTATGGCCGCCCTACTTTGGGAGGTCCGGACGAAAATGAG AAATTACCTCAGTCTATTGCAAAGGACCATAGAGTTGAT GTGAGGAGGGAATCCTACAACGAAATGAAGATCTTCAGAAGAAAATGGGAGCGAGCTGCGAAGAACGATGAGTGTTGGATTGATCCATACCCTGTTAACAGTAGCCGGCACTAA
- the LOC112193053 gene encoding uncharacterized protein LOC112193053 isoform X1, translating into MKPPSSPISLGAKPRSGRSCICRFFPPASLMVVVVVLLGSAFMLSKFNEQSSFSTVKNSLRRINFKCKSHRRPYGSEPLPRGIVSQTSNLEMQPLWRTPNTPPSKLYQKSANSSISLLAMAVGIKQKDLVGKMVKKFLSSGFVVMLFHYDGNVDEWKQFQWNDLVIHVSAVNQTKWWFAKRFLHPDIVAQYSYIFLWDEDLGVDNFNPQRYVSIVRKEGLEISQPALDFSQSEVHHQITARVKGSTVHRRTYKPNANGTGCDEHSKAPPCTGWIELMAPVFSRAAWRCVWYMIQNNLIHAWGLDMQLGYCAQGNRMKKIGVVDAEYIIHYGRPTLGGPDENEKLPQSIAKDHRVDVRRESYNEMKIFRRKWERAAKNDECWIDPYPVNSSRH; encoded by the exons ATGAAGCCACCATCCAGTCCT ATATCTTTGGGTGCAAAGCCAAGAAGTGGGAGATCATGCATTTGTAGGTTTTTCCCTCCAGCTTCTTTGATGGTTGTAGTTGTAGTCCTGCTAGGGAGTGCATTCATGTTATCAAAATTCAATGAG CAATCATCATTTTCGACAGTCAAAAACAGTTTGCGGAGAATAAATTTCAAATGCAAG AGTCACAGAAGGCCATATGGAAGTGAACCATTGCCTAGAGGTATCGTCTCCCAGACTTCTAATCTAGAAATGCAGCCATTGTGGAGAACGCCTAACACG CCACCTTCAAAGTTATACCAGAAAAGTGCAAATTCTTCGATCAGCTTATTAGCGATGGCTGTCGGGATTAAGCAGAAAGATCTAGTCGGTAAAATGGTCAAAAAG TTTCTGTCAAGTGGTTTTGTTGTGATGCTTTTTCATTATGATGGTAACGTTGATGAGTGGAAGCAATTTCAATGGAATGATCTTGTCATTCATGTGTCTGCAGTCAATCAAACAAAATG GTGGTTCGCTAAGCGTTTCTTACATCCTGATATAGTTGCTCAATATAGTTACATTTTTCTATGGGATGAGGACCTTGGAGTTGACAATTTCAATCCTCAACG GTATGTGTCCATTGTTCGAAAGGAAGGTCTTGAAATATCACAACCGGCACTTGATTTTTCCCAGTCAGAGGTGCATCATCAAATTACTGCACGCGTGAAAGGATCAACAGTGCATAG AAGGACTTACAAGCCTAATGCCAATGGGACTGGTTGCGATGAACACAGTAAAGCTCCTCCCTGTACCGG GTGGATAGAATTGATGGCTCCAGTTTTCTCTCGAGCTGCCTGGCGTTGCGTATGGTATATGATCCAG AATAACTTGATCCATGCTTGGGGACTAGATATGCAGCTTGGCTATTGTGCACAG GGTAATCGAATGAAGAAAATTGGTGTCGTAGATGCTGAGTACATAATCCATTATGGCCGCCCTACTTTGGGAGGTCCGGACGAAAATGAG AAATTACCTCAGTCTATTGCAAAGGACCATAGAGTTGAT GTGAGGAGGGAATCCTACAACGAAATGAAGATCTTCAGAAGAAAATGGGAGCGAGCTGCGAAGAACGATGAGTGTTGGATTGATCCATACCCTGTTAACAGTAGCCGGCACTAA
- the LOC112193053 gene encoding uncharacterized protein LOC112193053 isoform X3: MKPPSSPISLGAKPRSGRSCICRFFPPASLMVVVVVLLGSAFMLSKFNEQSSFSTVKNSLRRINFKCKSHRRPYGSEPLPRGIVSQTSNLEMQPLWRTPNTPPSKLYQKSANSSISLLAMAVGIKQKDLVGKMVKKFLSSGFVVMLFHYDGNVDEWKQFQWNDLVIHVSAVNQTKWWFAKRFLHPDIVAQYSYIFLWDEDLGVDNFNPQRYVSIVRKEGLEISQPALDFSQSEVHHQITARVKGSTVHRRTYKPNANGTGCDEHSKAPPCTGWIELMAPVFSRAAWRCVWYMIQNNLIHAWGLDMQLGYCAQGNRMKKIGVVDAEYIIHYGRPTLGEITSVYCKGP; encoded by the exons ATGAAGCCACCATCCAGTCCT ATATCTTTGGGTGCAAAGCCAAGAAGTGGGAGATCATGCATTTGTAGGTTTTTCCCTCCAGCTTCTTTGATGGTTGTAGTTGTAGTCCTGCTAGGGAGTGCATTCATGTTATCAAAATTCAATGAG CAATCATCATTTTCGACAGTCAAAAACAGTTTGCGGAGAATAAATTTCAAATGCAAG AGTCACAGAAGGCCATATGGAAGTGAACCATTGCCTAGAGGTATCGTCTCCCAGACTTCTAATCTAGAAATGCAGCCATTGTGGAGAACGCCTAACACG CCACCTTCAAAGTTATACCAGAAAAGTGCAAATTCTTCGATCAGCTTATTAGCGATGGCTGTCGGGATTAAGCAGAAAGATCTAGTCGGTAAAATGGTCAAAAAG TTTCTGTCAAGTGGTTTTGTTGTGATGCTTTTTCATTATGATGGTAACGTTGATGAGTGGAAGCAATTTCAATGGAATGATCTTGTCATTCATGTGTCTGCAGTCAATCAAACAAAATG GTGGTTCGCTAAGCGTTTCTTACATCCTGATATAGTTGCTCAATATAGTTACATTTTTCTATGGGATGAGGACCTTGGAGTTGACAATTTCAATCCTCAACG GTATGTGTCCATTGTTCGAAAGGAAGGTCTTGAAATATCACAACCGGCACTTGATTTTTCCCAGTCAGAGGTGCATCATCAAATTACTGCACGCGTGAAAGGATCAACAGTGCATAG AAGGACTTACAAGCCTAATGCCAATGGGACTGGTTGCGATGAACACAGTAAAGCTCCTCCCTGTACCGG GTGGATAGAATTGATGGCTCCAGTTTTCTCTCGAGCTGCCTGGCGTTGCGTATGGTATATGATCCAG AATAACTTGATCCATGCTTGGGGACTAGATATGCAGCTTGGCTATTGTGCACAG GGTAATCGAATGAAGAAAATTGGTGTCGTAGATGCTGAGTACATAATCCATTATGGCCGCCCTACTTTGGGAG AAATTACCTCAGTCTATTGCAAAGGACCATAG
- the LOC112192402 gene encoding DExH-box ATP-dependent RNA helicase DExH12-like: MLKLFFETVQNAQQACHWLGYTYPYIRMSRNPMLYMFWPLEANVLTTDFTLEERRADFIHSAATILEKNNLIKYDRKSGYFQVTDLGRIASHYYITHGTISTYNEHLKPTVGDIELYQLFSFSEEFKYVTVRPDENMELVKLSECVPIPVKESLKDPSCKINVLLQAYIAELKFEGFSLTQDMVYITQSAGRLVRALFEIVLKRGWAQLADKALNLCKMVSKRMWSVQILLRQFHGITKDVLVKLQKNNFTPHLQIT; encoded by the exons ATGCTGAAATTGTTCTTTGAAACTGTTCAGAATGCTCAACAAGCTTGCCACTGGTTGGGATACACCTACCCGTATATTCGCATGTCAAGGAATCCTATGCTCTATATGTTTTGGCCTTTGGAAGCTAATGTTCTCACCACAGATTTTACACTGGAGGAGAGGCGAGCTGATTTT ATCCATTCTGCTGCAACCATCTTAGAGAAGAACAATTTGATCAAGTATGACAGAAAAAGTGGATATTTCCAGGTCACAGACTTGGGTCGTATTGCTAGCCATTACTACATAACTCATGGGACAATATCGACATATAATGAGCATTTGAAGCCAACTGTGGGGGATATTGAACTTTATCAATTGTTCTCCTTCAGTGAAGAGTTCAAGTATGTCACTGTGCGGCCGGATGAAAATATGGAACTAGTAAAACTATCGGAATGTGTTCCCATTCCGGTCAAGGAGAGCCTGAAAGATCCCAGTTGCAAGATTAATGTTTTGCTGCAAGCATATATTGCAGAGCTGAAATTTGAAGGGTTTTCATTGACACAAGATATGGTTTACATTACACAG AGTGCTGGGCGTCTTGTACGAGCTCTTTTCGAGATCGTTTTGAAACGAGGCTGGGCTCAACTTGCAGACAAGGCTTTGAACTTGTGTAAAATGGTTAGCAAGAGGATGTGGAGTGTCCAAATACTTCTTCGCCAATTCCATGGAATAACAAAAGATGTCTTGGTGAAGTTGCAGAAGAATAATTTCACTCCCCATTTACAAATTACATAA